From Erigeron canadensis isolate Cc75 chromosome 8, C_canadensis_v1, whole genome shotgun sequence, one genomic window encodes:
- the LOC122580421 gene encoding protein trichome birefringence-like 2 codes for MNLKKLVSIFDHFPSCASPRKKVFSGFGLGFISFFILLFILFSNFYFKNLNPDKVFFQGFNIDSDNSSLIAWSFSFSRSSSFNSTCSTSIFVTNTTTQLDQNPHGSNGNISLKILDIDEKGNTHVGNFTSDVKDGSFNEISSKVFEFKDAHSRNFISDAKNESFDGISLKVFELKDAHLRNFTTDVKIGSFNESSAKVHEVKDTHLIKDDVKNGSFSAITVNPNEGKVIDQVLRNFSGTFEECDIFDGRWVRDDTKPYYPAGLCPYIDKDFNCHLNRRPDDMYVKWRWQPFGCEIPRLNATDFLERLRGSKMVFVGDSLNRNMWESLVCILRHSVKNKKRVYEISGKREFKKKGIYAFRFEDYNCTVDFVVSPFLVRESSFKGKNGSFETLRLDLMDRATSMYQDADILIFNTGHWWTHEKTSRGEDYYQEGNRVYPKLKALDAYTRALSTWAKWVDMNIDSHKTQVIFRGYSVTHFWGGQWNSGGQCHKETEPIFNTSHLTKYPSKMRVFDNVMRGMKTPLIYLNISRLTDYRKDGHPSIYRTNYNSMTIKQHSAEHSQDCSHWCLPGVPDIWNELLYASLLKVGRGSWKS; via the exons ATGAACCTAAAGAAACTTGTTTCAATATTTGATCACTTTCCAAGTTGTGCATCTCCAAGAAAGAAGGTTTTTTCAGGATTTGGGTTAgggtttatttcatttttcatacttttatttattttattttctaatttctatTTCAAGAATCTAAATCCAgataaagttttttttcaaGGATTTAATATTGATAGTGACAATAGTTCACTCATTGCAtggtctttttcttttagtagATCATCATCTTTCAATTCCACTTGTTCAACATCAATATTTGTAACTAATACTACTACACAATTAGACCAAAATCCCCATGGTTCTAATGGTAACATTAGTTTGAAAATCTTGGATATTGAtgaaaaagggaatacacatgTTGGGAATTTCACTAGTGATGTGAAAGATGGAAGCTTTAATGAAATTTCATCAAAAGTTTTTGAATTCAAGGATGCCCATTCAAGGAATTTCATCAGTGATGCGAAAAATGAAAGCTTTGATGGAATTTCATTGAAAGTTTTTGAATTGAAGGATGCCCATTTAAGGAATTTCACTACTGATGTGAAAATTGGAAGCTTTAATGAAAGTTCTGCGAAAGTTcatgaagttaaggatactcaTTTGATAAAAGATGATGTGAAAAATGGAAGCTTTAGTGCGATTACTGTGAATCCCAATGAAGGGAAAGTAATTGACCAAGTTTTGAGGAATTTTAGTGGCACTTTTGAAGAATGTGATATCTTTGATGGAAGATGGGTAAGAGATGATACAAAACCATATTATCCTGCTGGTTTATGTCCTTACATAGACAAAGATTTTAATTGCCATCTGAATAGGAGGCCAGATGATATGTATGTAAAATGGAGGTGGCAGCCATTTGGATGTGAAATCCCAAG ATTGAATGCAACGGATTTTTTGGAAAGATTAAGAGGGAGTAAAATGGTTTTTGTTGGAGATTCTTTAAATAGGAACATGTGGGAGTCACTTGTTTGCATTCTTAGACATTCTGTCAAGAACAAAAAAAGGGTTTACGAGATATCGGGAAAAAGGGAATTCAAGAAGAAAGGCATTTATGCCTTCAGATTTGAG GACTATAACTGTACAGTGGATTTTGTCGTTTCTCCATTTCTAGTGAGAGAATCGTCCTTCAAAGGTAAAAATGGTTCTTTTGAGACACTAAGATTGGATTTAATGGACCGGGCGACTTCAATGTATCAAGATGCtgatattttgatcttcaaTACGGGACATTGGTGGACTCATGAGAAAACTTCCCGAGG GGAAGACTATTACCAGGAAGGCAACCGTGTATACCCGAAACTCAAGGCCCTTGATGCATACACAAGGGCTCTTTCTACATGGGCCAAATGGGTGGATATGAACATTGACAGCCATAAAACTCAAGTTATCTTTAGAGGTTATTCAGTAACCCATTTTTG GGGAGGTCAATGGAATTCTGGAGGGCAGTGTCACAAAGAGACCGAACCAATCTTTAACACAAGTCATTTAACGAAATACCCATCAAAGATGAGAGTTTTTGACAATGTAATGCGTGGGATGAAAACACCCTTGATATATCTTAACATTAGCAGGCTTACAGATTACAGAAAAGATGGCCACCCTTCAATTTACAGAACGAATTATAATTCCATGACCATAAAGCAACATTCTGCAGAGCACTCACAAGATTGCAGTCATTGGTGTTTGCCAGGTGTACCAGACATATGGAATGAGTTGTTATATGCATCTTTATTGAAGGTCGGAAGAGGATCTTGGAAAAGTTGA